One Bacillus sp. FJAT-52991 genomic region harbors:
- the hslV gene encoding ATP-dependent protease subunit HslV translates to MEQFHATTIFAVQHKGKCAMSGDGQVTFGNAVVMKHTARKVRKLFNGKVLAGFAGSVADAFTLFELFENRLQEYNGNLQRAAVELAKEWRSDKVLRRLEAMLIVMDESNLLLISGTGEVIEPDDGILAIGSGGNYALSAGRALKKFSGEHLTAKEIAKAALEIAGDICVYTNDQIIVEELD, encoded by the coding sequence ATGGAACAATTTCATGCAACGACAATATTTGCAGTACAGCATAAAGGAAAATGTGCTATGTCAGGAGATGGACAGGTGACATTTGGGAATGCTGTGGTCATGAAGCATACCGCTCGCAAAGTGCGTAAATTATTTAATGGAAAAGTACTTGCCGGATTTGCTGGATCAGTAGCAGATGCCTTTACTCTCTTTGAGCTGTTTGAAAATCGCCTTCAAGAATACAATGGGAATTTGCAACGTGCAGCCGTTGAGCTTGCAAAAGAGTGGAGATCAGATAAAGTGTTACGCAGGCTAGAAGCAATGCTTATTGTGATGGATGAATCTAATCTGTTGTTAATTTCCGGTACAGGTGAAGTAATCGAACCTGATGATGGCATACTAGCGATTGGTTCTGGTGGTAATTATGCATTATCCGCTGGTAGAGCGCTAAAGAAATTTTCTGGTGAACATTTAACAGCCAAGGAAATTGCTAAAGCAGCTCTTGAAATTGCTGGCGACATATGTGTGTATACGAATGATCAGATCATTGTGGAAGAACTCGACTGA
- the xerC gene encoding tyrosine recombinase XerC, whose product MSKLFNNYLRDFIEYLRIEKNYSAYTIDGYNRDIEEFFLFINEQGTAALDHIEYFDVRLYLTRLYEKQMARSSIARKISSLRSFFRYLVREKVIKENPFTLVQQAKEAKKLPSFFYEEEMKELFAVCEGESPLQIRNKALLELLYATGMRVSECAAIELKDIDFEMSVILVHGKGQKQRYVPFGSFAHEALERYISEQREELMKSVKKHDYLFVNHRGTPLTPRGIRYILTKLISEASLTGTIHPHMLRHTFATHLLNNGADMRTVQELLGHAHLSSTQIYTHITKEHLRKTYLSHHPRA is encoded by the coding sequence ATGTCGAAGCTTTTCAATAATTATTTAAGGGATTTTATTGAATATTTGCGAATCGAGAAAAATTACTCTGCCTATACAATAGATGGTTATAACCGAGATATTGAAGAATTCTTTTTGTTCATTAATGAACAAGGAACGGCCGCATTAGATCACATTGAATATTTTGATGTGCGTTTGTATTTGACCAGACTTTATGAAAAGCAGATGGCTAGGTCATCCATTGCTAGAAAAATTTCAAGCTTGCGAAGTTTTTTTCGCTATTTAGTTCGGGAAAAAGTGATTAAAGAAAATCCTTTCACTCTCGTTCAACAGGCAAAAGAGGCGAAGAAGTTACCTTCCTTTTTTTACGAGGAAGAAATGAAAGAGCTTTTTGCTGTATGTGAAGGAGAAAGCCCATTACAAATCCGTAATAAAGCATTGTTAGAACTTCTCTATGCAACGGGAATGCGCGTCAGCGAGTGTGCCGCTATCGAATTAAAGGATATTGATTTTGAGATGTCGGTCATCTTGGTTCACGGGAAAGGTCAAAAACAGCGTTATGTACCTTTTGGAAGCTTTGCTCATGAAGCACTAGAAAGATACATATCTGAACAAAGAGAAGAGTTAATGAAATCGGTCAAAAAACATGACTATTTATTTGTTAATCATAGAGGAACCCCATTGACACCAAGGGGAATCCGCTATATATTAACGAAGCTTATTAGTGAGGCTTCGTTAACAGGAACGATCCATCCGCATATGCTGAGGCACACATTTGCTACTCATTTGTTAAATAATGGAGCGGATATGAGAACCGTGCAGGAATTACTTGGTCATGCACATTTGTCTTCCACTCAAATTTATACACATATTACAAAAGAACATTTGCGTAAAACATACTTATCACATCATCCGCGTGCCTAA
- the hslU gene encoding HslU--HslV peptidase ATPase subunit, whose product MENKSLQLTPRQIVERLDQYIVGQKDAKKAVAIALRNRYRRSFLHEQIRDEVIPKNILMIGPTGVGKTEIARRIAKLSGAPFIKVEATKFTEVGYVGRDVESMVRDLVETAVRIVKEERIQAVQEPAKEAANKRLVELLVPSKKKTATVKNPFEMLFGGNGNQVDTSTDDSMEEMTIREQRKIIADRLARGEMEEEIVTIEVEEQPPSMFDMFQGSGMEQMGMNMQDALGSLMPKKKKKRKLTVKEARKALTMEEAQKLIDMDDVTQEAVNRAEQTGIIFIDEIDKVAAKGAASSSGSVSREGVQRDILPIVEGSTVVTKYGSIKTDFILFIAAGAFHMSKPSDLIPELQGRFPIRVELQKLAVEDFVRILVEPDNALLKQYEALLATEGIEIEFSDDAIRRIAEMAFEVNQNTDNIGARRLHTIMEKLLEDLSFEAPDITMEKITITSQYVNEKLEAISKNKDLSQFIL is encoded by the coding sequence ATGGAGAACAAATCATTACAGCTAACACCTAGACAAATAGTTGAACGCCTAGATCAGTATATTGTAGGTCAAAAGGATGCGAAAAAGGCGGTGGCTATTGCGTTAAGAAATCGTTATCGTCGTAGCTTCCTGCATGAGCAAATACGTGATGAAGTCATTCCTAAAAATATATTAATGATTGGTCCAACTGGAGTAGGTAAAACCGAAATCGCTCGCCGAATTGCCAAACTATCTGGAGCGCCTTTTATAAAGGTGGAGGCCACGAAATTCACAGAAGTTGGCTATGTTGGGCGTGATGTGGAATCCATGGTCCGTGACTTAGTTGAAACGGCTGTTAGAATCGTGAAAGAAGAGCGAATCCAAGCTGTGCAGGAGCCTGCAAAAGAAGCGGCGAATAAACGATTAGTTGAATTGTTAGTCCCTTCAAAAAAGAAAACGGCTACTGTGAAAAACCCATTTGAAATGTTATTTGGCGGAAATGGCAATCAAGTAGATACGAGTACGGATGATTCCATGGAAGAAATGACTATTCGTGAACAGCGAAAAATAATTGCTGATCGATTGGCGCGCGGCGAGATGGAAGAGGAAATAGTAACAATTGAAGTAGAAGAACAACCGCCATCGATGTTCGATATGTTCCAAGGCTCAGGTATGGAGCAAATGGGTATGAATATGCAGGATGCACTTGGTAGCCTAATGCCTAAAAAGAAAAAGAAACGGAAACTGACAGTAAAAGAAGCTCGGAAAGCTTTAACGATGGAAGAGGCACAGAAGCTTATTGACATGGATGATGTGACACAGGAGGCTGTGAACCGAGCGGAACAAACAGGAATCATTTTCATTGATGAAATTGATAAGGTAGCCGCTAAAGGTGCGGCATCATCCTCAGGCAGTGTCTCAAGGGAAGGGGTACAAAGAGATATTTTACCAATTGTTGAAGGTTCAACAGTTGTCACAAAATATGGTTCGATCAAAACGGACTTTATCCTTTTCATCGCGGCAGGGGCTTTCCATATGTCAAAGCCATCAGATTTAATACCTGAGTTACAAGGCCGTTTTCCTATTCGCGTCGAACTACAAAAATTAGCGGTTGAAGATTTTGTTCGGATCCTTGTTGAACCAGATAATGCATTGTTAAAGCAATACGAGGCATTATTGGCAACTGAAGGTATAGAAATTGAATTTTCTGACGATGCTATTCGTAGAATTGCTGAGATGGCCTTTGAAGTGAATCAAAATACTGATAATATTGGTGCGCGTAGACTTCATACGATTATGGAAAAGCTACTTGAAGATCTATCCTTCGAAGCCCCTGATATTACAATGGAAAAAATCACAATCACCTCTCAGTATGTAAATGAGAAGCTAGAGGCTATTTCTAAAAATAAAGATTTAAGTCAATTTATATTATAA
- the fliG gene encoding flagellar motor switch protein FliG, which yields MVVREKKLTGKQKAAILLISLGPDVSASVYKHLSEEEIERLTLEISGVKKVESEIKEDVFEEFHNIALAQDYISQGGIGYAKTVLEKALGQDQAQMIINRLTSSLQVRPFDFARKADANQILNFIQNEHPQTIALILSYLDPQQAGQILSELPQDMQADIAKRIAIMDSTSPEIINEVEAILERKLSATVTQDYTQTGGVEAVVEVLNGVDRATEKTILDALEIQDPELAEEIKKRMFVFEDIVTLDNRSIQRVIRDCENEDLLLSLKVSSEEVKDVVFRNMSKRMVDTFKEEMEYMGPVRLRDVEESQSRIVATIRRLEEAGEIIIARGGGDDIIV from the coding sequence GTGGTCGTTAGAGAGAAAAAATTGACAGGTAAACAAAAAGCAGCCATTCTTCTTATTTCTCTTGGTCCTGACGTATCTGCGTCAGTATACAAACATTTGTCTGAGGAAGAAATCGAACGTTTAACACTAGAGATTTCTGGTGTTAAGAAGGTTGAATCTGAAATTAAAGAAGATGTGTTTGAAGAGTTTCATAACATTGCCCTTGCTCAAGACTATATTAGTCAAGGGGGAATTGGTTATGCGAAAACCGTTTTAGAGAAGGCGCTTGGTCAAGACCAGGCGCAAATGATTATTAATAGACTGACCTCTTCTTTGCAAGTAAGACCCTTTGATTTTGCAAGGAAAGCAGATGCTAATCAAATATTAAACTTTATCCAAAATGAACATCCACAAACGATTGCATTGATTTTATCCTATTTGGATCCGCAACAAGCTGGTCAAATTCTATCTGAGTTGCCTCAAGACATGCAGGCGGATATTGCTAAACGGATAGCGATCATGGATAGTACATCTCCTGAAATTATCAATGAAGTCGAAGCGATTCTTGAAAGGAAGTTAAGCGCAACTGTCACTCAAGATTATACACAAACAGGTGGAGTAGAGGCTGTTGTGGAAGTGTTGAATGGTGTGGATCGAGCAACTGAAAAAACGATTTTGGATGCACTTGAAATTCAAGACCCAGAGCTAGCAGAAGAAATTAAGAAACGGATGTTTGTGTTTGAAGATATCGTTACATTGGATAACAGATCAATCCAACGTGTCATCCGTGATTGTGAAAATGAAGATCTATTGCTTTCATTGAAAGTATCTAGTGAAGAAGTGAAGGATGTTGTATTCCGCAATATGTCTAAACGGATGGTTGATACTTTTAAAGAAGAAATGGAGTATATGGGTCCTGTTCGTCTCCGTGATGTGGAAGAATCTCAATCCCGCATTGTAGCTACTATTCGTAGGCTAGAAGAAGCTGGTGAAATCATCATCGCGCGTGGCGGAGGAGATGATATCATTGTCTAG
- the fliH gene encoding flagellar assembly protein FliH has translation MSRLIKSQRAEMISELQKMIEIKVVQSEKELIEEQKQEESNQMAFFEAERQKRLGEAYAEADSITQKAREESEEIRAQVNEERQAWNEERKLLIEKAHEEGVTSGLQEGQQLGYSEYEQLIAAAKQTVVSSQQEYQKNVEQAEKTILHLAIQTAEKILGQVLQEHPDMFLPVLQQALKEVYDQKEIQIHVHPINYPLVVDQKVEIEAMFPVNTLIYIYPNEELEENGCYIDTKQGRIDVGIDSQLWQLRTQLFELLEGEEQ, from the coding sequence TTGTCTAGATTGATTAAATCTCAAAGAGCAGAAATGATCAGTGAGCTCCAAAAAATGATTGAAATAAAAGTGGTTCAATCAGAGAAAGAACTGATAGAGGAACAAAAGCAAGAAGAAAGTAATCAAATGGCCTTTTTCGAAGCAGAAAGGCAGAAGCGATTGGGTGAGGCCTATGCAGAAGCCGATTCAATCACCCAAAAAGCTAGAGAAGAAAGCGAAGAAATTAGAGCGCAAGTGAACGAAGAAAGACAAGCGTGGAATGAAGAAAGAAAGCTGTTAATAGAGAAAGCTCATGAAGAAGGTGTAACAAGCGGCCTTCAAGAAGGTCAGCAACTAGGCTACAGCGAATACGAGCAATTAATCGCAGCAGCTAAACAAACGGTAGTTAGTTCGCAGCAAGAATATCAAAAAAATGTTGAACAAGCAGAAAAGACGATTTTGCATCTAGCTATTCAAACCGCTGAGAAAATTCTAGGACAGGTATTACAGGAGCATCCCGATATGTTCCTTCCTGTCTTACAGCAAGCATTGAAAGAAGTATACGACCAAAAAGAAATCCAAATTCATGTTCATCCAATCAATTATCCGCTCGTCGTTGATCAAAAAGTAGAAATTGAAGCTATGTTTCCTGTCAATACTCTTATTTACATTTATCCAAATGAAGAGCTTGAAGAAAACGGCTGCTATATAGATACGAAACAAGGAAGAATTGATGTGGGCATCGATAGTCAGTTATGGCAACTGAGAACACAATTATTTGAACTTCTTGAAGGTGAAGAACAGTGA
- the codY gene encoding GTP-sensing pleiotropic transcriptional regulator CodY translates to MNLLDKTRKINKMLQNAAGKAVNFKEMAESLSEVIEANIFVVSRRGKLLGFGVNQQIENERMKKMLAERQFPEEYTNSLFNIQETSSNLDVNSEYTAFPIENKELFKNGFTTIVPISGAGERLGTLVLARLEEQFHDDDLILGEYGATVVGMEILREKAEEIEEEARSKAVVQMAISSLSYSELEAIEHIFEELDGKEGLLVASKIADRVGITRSVIVNALRKLESAGVIESRSLGMKGTYIKVLNDKFLMELEKLKSN, encoded by the coding sequence ATGAATTTATTAGATAAAACGAGAAAGATTAATAAAATGTTGCAAAATGCAGCTGGTAAAGCAGTGAACTTCAAAGAAATGGCAGAATCTTTATCTGAAGTCATTGAAGCAAATATCTTCGTTGTTAGTCGTCGTGGAAAATTATTGGGGTTTGGCGTTAATCAACAAATTGAAAATGAGCGTATGAAAAAAATGTTAGCTGAGCGCCAATTTCCTGAAGAGTACACAAATAGCCTTTTCAATATCCAAGAGACATCTTCTAATCTAGATGTGAACAGTGAATATACGGCATTTCCTATCGAAAATAAGGAATTGTTTAAAAATGGATTTACGACAATCGTGCCAATTAGTGGTGCTGGAGAACGGTTAGGAACATTGGTTCTTGCTCGCCTTGAGGAACAATTCCATGACGATGACTTGATTTTAGGGGAATACGGAGCGACAGTTGTTGGAATGGAAATTCTTCGTGAAAAAGCAGAGGAAATTGAAGAAGAGGCAAGAAGCAAAGCGGTTGTTCAGATGGCTATCAGCTCATTATCTTATAGTGAGTTAGAAGCGATTGAGCATATTTTTGAAGAACTAGATGGAAAAGAAGGACTATTGGTTGCATCTAAAATTGCTGATCGAGTAGGGATCACACGTTCAGTTATTGTCAATGCGCTTCGTAAATTAGAAAGTGCTGGTGTTATTGAATCTCGTTCGTTAGGTATGAAAGGGACGTATATTAAAGTCCTAAATGATAAGTTTTTAATGGAACTAGAAAAACTAAAATCAAACTAA
- the fliI gene encoding flagellar protein export ATPase FliI, giving the protein MNITTLSSKMEQLDTYKRYGRIKRVIGLMIESQGPKASIGDVCYIYPNKEEQPKTFIPAEVIGFKEEMVVLMPYGDINDISPGSLVENLGRSLEVKVGPALIGKVIDSMGNPLDGTSLPKTLTTVGTEKKPPNPLSRPPISEKLEVGVRAIDSLLTVGKGQRIGIFAGSGVGKSTLLGMIARNTNADINVIALIGERGREVREFVERDLGPEGRARSIIVAATSDQPALMRIKGAFTATAIAEYFRDKGLNVMLMMDSVTRVAMAQREVGLAVGEPPATKGYTPSVFAIMPKLLERTGTNHHGTITAFYTVLVDGDDMNEPIADAVRGILDGHIVLDRELANKGQYPAVNVLKSVSRLMSHLASKEHQQAAITIRELMSTYLNSEDLINIGAYKKGSSAEIDRAIHYYPKILSFLKQQTEEKVTLDTSIQSLIQLAEKGEL; this is encoded by the coding sequence GTGAATATAACGACATTGTCATCGAAAATGGAACAGTTAGATACATATAAAAGATACGGTCGGATCAAACGAGTGATAGGGCTTATGATTGAATCCCAAGGTCCGAAAGCTTCAATTGGTGATGTTTGTTATATTTATCCGAATAAAGAGGAACAACCTAAGACGTTTATTCCGGCGGAAGTGATTGGATTTAAAGAGGAAATGGTTGTTTTAATGCCTTATGGAGATATTAATGACATTTCTCCTGGTAGTTTAGTCGAAAATTTAGGCCGATCACTTGAAGTGAAAGTGGGCCCTGCTTTAATAGGGAAAGTAATTGACTCTATGGGGAACCCTTTAGATGGTACTTCCTTGCCGAAAACATTGACAACAGTGGGGACAGAAAAAAAACCGCCTAATCCTCTAAGCAGGCCACCTATTAGTGAGAAATTGGAAGTGGGAGTAAGGGCTATTGACAGCTTATTGACGGTTGGGAAAGGACAACGGATAGGGATATTTGCAGGAAGTGGTGTAGGTAAAAGTACCTTGCTTGGAATGATCGCTAGAAATACAAATGCAGATATTAATGTGATTGCCTTAATTGGCGAGCGAGGAAGAGAGGTCCGTGAATTTGTTGAAAGAGACCTTGGTCCTGAGGGGCGAGCACGCTCCATCATCGTCGCTGCTACTTCTGATCAGCCAGCATTAATGAGAATCAAAGGAGCGTTTACTGCCACAGCCATTGCTGAATATTTTCGAGATAAGGGATTAAATGTCATGTTAATGATGGACTCTGTGACTCGTGTCGCCATGGCACAGCGGGAAGTTGGCTTAGCGGTTGGAGAACCTCCAGCCACGAAAGGATACACTCCTTCCGTGTTTGCGATTATGCCTAAGCTGCTTGAGAGAACCGGAACGAATCACCATGGCACGATCACTGCTTTCTACACGGTACTAGTAGATGGGGACGATATGAATGAACCGATTGCCGATGCCGTTCGTGGAATTCTTGATGGCCATATTGTGTTAGATCGAGAACTGGCCAATAAAGGGCAATACCCAGCTGTTAATGTATTAAAAAGTGTCAGTCGATTAATGAGTCATTTAGCATCCAAAGAACATCAACAAGCAGCCATCACCATAAGAGAATTGATGAGTACGTATTTGAATTCGGAAGACTTAATTAATATTGGTGCCTACAAAAAAGGATCATCCGCTGAAATTGACCGAGCCATTCATTATTACCCGAAGATCCTCTCGTTTTTAAAGCAGCAAACAGAAGAAAAAGTGACATTAGACACCAGCATTCAATCCCTCATTCAGTTAGCTGAAAAAGGAGAATTATAA
- the flgC gene encoding flagellar basal body rod protein FlgC, translating into MSMFQSMNTTSSALTAQRLRMDVVSSNMANMESTRAKLVDGEWQPYQRKSVVLQPKQAQFSSFLNKAMSKQTNGAGDGVKVTKIVDDNVTPYKMVYDPSHPDANEEGYVQMPNVDPLREMVDLMSATRSYEANVTVFNASKSMMMKALEIGK; encoded by the coding sequence ATGTCCATGTTCCAAAGCATGAACACCACTTCATCGGCCTTAACAGCCCAAAGGTTGAGAATGGATGTTGTTTCTTCGAATATGGCCAATATGGAATCGACTCGTGCAAAATTAGTCGATGGAGAATGGCAGCCATATCAACGGAAATCTGTCGTGTTACAACCGAAACAAGCTCAATTCTCTAGCTTTTTAAATAAAGCGATGAGTAAGCAAACAAATGGAGCAGGCGATGGGGTAAAAGTGACAAAGATTGTTGATGACAATGTGACTCCGTACAAGATGGTGTATGATCCAAGCCATCCAGATGCGAATGAAGAAGGGTATGTACAAATGCCTAATGTTGATCCATTAAGAGAAATGGTCGACTTAATGTCGGCTACTCGGTCTTATGAGGCAAATGTAACAGTATTCAATGCATCTAAGTCAATGATGATGAAAGCGTTAGAGATTGGTAAATAA
- the fliE gene encoding flagellar hook-basal body complex protein FliE, with product MESIQGVSPFMKTNAIDNSKKVSPSEAQENFASTLKNSINELNKLETESTQMTDKMIRGEDVDLHQVLIASQKANVSMQFAMEVRNKVVEAYQEIMRMQM from the coding sequence ATCGAATCAATTCAGGGAGTATCCCCGTTTATGAAAACAAATGCTATAGACAATAGCAAAAAAGTGTCACCTAGTGAAGCACAAGAAAATTTTGCTAGTACGCTTAAAAACTCAATCAATGAATTGAATAAACTAGAGACAGAATCTACGCAAATGACAGACAAAATGATTCGTGGAGAAGATGTCGATCTTCATCAAGTACTCATCGCAAGTCAAAAAGCAAATGTTTCAATGCAGTTCGCGATGGAAGTAAGAAACAAAGTGGTTGAAGCATATCAAGAGATCATGAGAATGCAAATGTAA
- the fliF gene encoding flagellar basal-body MS-ring/collar protein FliF, giving the protein MNDKFSQQVNRIKEYWNSRTKKQKMIGIGAFLLFVAAITVTVLLATKKNMVPLYSDLSPTEIGAIKENLDGRGVTYEITEGGTGILVPSEVVDTLKVDLAAEGLPKSGSIDYSFFSENAGFGMTDNEFDIMKLDAMQTELAQLMTGIEGVKDAKVMITLPEEDVFVKENGEKASASVVLNTEPGYEFDEKQIKSLYHLVSKSVPNLPTENIVIMNQNFEYFDIQNGDSLSGNSLAQQMDVKREIERDIQRQVQNMLGTLMGPEKVVVSVTADVDFTQEKREENLVTPVDEENMEGIQISAQRITETFTGDGAAGGVPQGEDPADALGSTYMQGTGESGDYERTEETINNEVNRIRKVITESPYKIRDLGIQVMVEPPKADDPDSLPQESVDDIQQMLGTIVRTSIDKDYGAELTDQDVEDKIAVSVQPFNGKVDFKEEEQPLLPWWAYVIGGILLVVIGVLVFLMIRSRRNTEEEEEEELEEFEIPQTIAEIKEVTDEGSMKRKQLEKMAKDKPEEFAKLLRSWLSED; this is encoded by the coding sequence ATGAATGATAAATTTAGTCAGCAAGTAAATAGAATAAAGGAATACTGGAATAGTCGAACGAAAAAGCAAAAGATGATAGGGATAGGTGCTTTTTTACTATTTGTAGCGGCTATCACGGTGACAGTCCTTCTCGCAACAAAAAAGAATATGGTTCCGTTATATAGCGATCTTTCCCCTACTGAGATTGGAGCAATAAAGGAAAATCTAGATGGGCGAGGAGTTACATATGAGATTACGGAAGGTGGAACGGGGATTCTTGTTCCGAGCGAAGTAGTAGATACATTAAAAGTGGACTTAGCCGCTGAAGGACTTCCGAAATCGGGAAGTATTGATTATAGCTTTTTTAGTGAAAATGCTGGTTTTGGTATGACAGATAATGAGTTTGATATTATGAAGCTCGATGCGATGCAGACGGAACTAGCTCAGCTTATGACAGGAATTGAAGGGGTGAAAGACGCAAAAGTGATGATCACCCTTCCTGAAGAAGATGTGTTCGTCAAGGAGAATGGGGAGAAAGCTTCTGCTTCTGTCGTATTAAATACAGAACCAGGATATGAATTTGATGAAAAACAAATCAAATCCTTATACCATTTAGTGTCTAAAAGTGTGCCAAATTTGCCGACAGAAAACATCGTGATTATGAATCAAAACTTTGAGTATTTTGATATCCAAAATGGAGACTCATTATCTGGAAATAGTCTAGCTCAGCAAATGGATGTGAAAAGAGAAATTGAACGTGATATTCAACGGCAAGTTCAAAATATGCTTGGCACATTAATGGGTCCAGAGAAAGTGGTTGTATCTGTTACGGCAGATGTCGATTTTACACAAGAAAAGAGAGAAGAAAATCTTGTCACTCCTGTAGATGAAGAAAATATGGAAGGAATTCAAATTAGCGCCCAAAGGATTACCGAAACGTTTACTGGTGATGGGGCTGCTGGCGGTGTTCCTCAAGGAGAAGATCCTGCTGATGCTCTCGGCTCTACCTATATGCAAGGAACGGGAGAGTCAGGTGATTATGAACGAACAGAAGAAACGATTAACAATGAAGTGAATCGAATTCGAAAAGTGATTACCGAAAGTCCTTATAAAATCAGGGATTTAGGTATTCAAGTGATGGTTGAACCGCCTAAGGCTGACGATCCTGATTCACTTCCGCAAGAGAGCGTAGATGATATTCAACAAATGCTTGGCACGATTGTTCGTACCTCTATCGATAAGGATTACGGTGCGGAGCTCACTGATCAAGATGTAGAGGATAAGATCGCTGTTTCTGTTCAGCCATTCAATGGAAAGGTTGATTTTAAAGAAGAGGAACAGCCGTTATTGCCATGGTGGGCTTATGTTATTGGTGGAATTTTACTAGTTGTCATTGGTGTATTAGTTTTCCTAATGATTCGCTCTCGTAGAAATACAGAGGAAGAGGAAGAGGAAGAATTAGAAGAATTTGAGATCCCTCAAACTATTGCTGAGATTAAAGAAGTAACAGACGAAGGATCCATGAAAAGAAAACAATTAGAGAAAATGGCAAAAGACAAACCAGAAGAATTTGCCAAGTTATTACGGTCATGGTTATCAGAGGATTAG
- the fliJ gene encoding flagellar export protein FliJ: protein MVAYNYKFEKILQLREQEKEEMQTSYMESMKKFEQAAEKLYTLLKKKEELIDYQETQMVSGFSIYEVQHYQQFVSNLEQTISFQQQIVINARNKMQWCEQQLQERNIEVKKYEKMKEKDFKKFNACLLVTEQYQMDEISTIQFMNQRN from the coding sequence ATGGTAGCTTATAACTATAAATTTGAAAAAATATTGCAGCTAAGAGAACAAGAAAAAGAGGAAATGCAAACTAGTTACATGGAATCGATGAAAAAATTTGAGCAAGCAGCTGAAAAGCTCTATACGCTGTTAAAGAAAAAAGAAGAGTTAATTGATTATCAAGAAACGCAAATGGTCAGTGGCTTTTCGATATACGAAGTTCAGCATTATCAACAATTTGTTTCCAATCTTGAACAAACGATCTCTTTTCAACAGCAAATCGTCATTAATGCTCGTAATAAAATGCAATGGTGCGAACAGCAATTACAGGAAAGAAATATCGAAGTGAAAAAATACGAGAAAATGAAAGAAAAAGATTTTAAGAAATTTAATGCATGCTTGCTCGTAACGGAGCAATATCAAATGGATGAAATTTCAACGATCCAATTTATGAACCAAAGAAATTAG
- the flgB gene encoding flagellar basal body rod protein FlgB, which produces MNLFNGSFVTLEKGLNYSALKQKTLANNIANADTPNYKAKDVSFKEVFTDALNNAMTANRTDSRHFEFQSSDHPAIVTKQNVSYNQNGNSVDVDKEMSDLATNQIYFNALTDRMAGKFNSLTNVIKGGK; this is translated from the coding sequence GTGAATTTATTTAATGGTTCTTTCGTAACCTTGGAGAAAGGGCTGAATTATTCAGCACTAAAGCAAAAAACGTTGGCGAACAATATCGCTAATGCAGATACACCGAACTATAAAGCAAAGGATGTTAGCTTTAAGGAAGTGTTTACGGATGCGCTCAATAATGCAATGACTGCTAACCGTACCGATTCTCGCCATTTTGAATTTCAATCAAGTGATCATCCAGCTATTGTGACGAAGCAAAATGTCTCTTATAACCAAAACGGTAATAGCGTAGATGTTGATAAGGAAATGTCGGATTTAGCGACCAATCAAATTTACTTTAATGCGCTTACTGATCGAATGGCTGGGAAATTTAATTCTCTTACAAATGTAATTAAAGGAGGAAAGTAA